In Paenibacillus sp. J23TS9, a single genomic region encodes these proteins:
- a CDS encoding DinB family protein, protein MELFLKQYDYVQRTREILFNYCEKMTDDEYITEVGQFGHGSIRETHFHVAECYAFWLGEFGLGRTFDWRLETAMDVAAMRSLFAEADKLVHEFLEHYPRDFETRIEGQFSGQKFVATPLWLFTHTVTHEFHHKGQIATMGRMKGYIPPDLDLIMTDGLEET, encoded by the coding sequence ATGGAGCTATTCTTGAAGCAATACGATTATGTTCAACGTACACGCGAGATACTGTTTAATTATTGTGAGAAAATGACAGACGATGAATATATAACGGAAGTGGGGCAATTCGGTCATGGGTCGATTCGTGAGACGCATTTCCATGTTGCGGAGTGCTATGCTTTTTGGCTCGGAGAGTTCGGTTTGGGGCGTACTTTCGATTGGAGGTTGGAAACGGCCATGGATGTAGCCGCTATGCGCAGTTTATTTGCAGAAGCGGATAAATTGGTTCACGAATTTTTGGAACACTATCCACGGGATTTTGAGACGCGAATCGAAGGTCAGTTTAGCGGACAAAAGTTTGTAGCTACACCGCTTTGGCTTTTCACACATACTGTGACGCACGAGTTTCACCACAAGGGGCAAATTGCCACGATGGGACGGATGAAAGGATATATTCCACCAGACCTAGATTTAATCATGACAGATGGATTGGAGGAAACCTAG
- a CDS encoding MerR family transcriptional regulator, which produces MLTIKEVAEMTGITAPTLRYYEKEGLLPHVKRNETGKRLYDDEDLSWISFVTALRATGMPIAQIQKYVYLYKEGDSTIAERKMMMLHHKKEIEKSIRELYFNLDKINYKLALYDVIESQIERTNIKI; this is translated from the coding sequence ATGTTGACTATAAAAGAAGTTGCCGAAATGACAGGAATAACAGCTCCCACCCTTCGATATTACGAAAAAGAGGGGCTGCTTCCCCATGTGAAAAGAAATGAAACTGGGAAGCGGCTATATGACGATGAGGATTTAAGCTGGATATCCTTTGTTACCGCACTTCGAGCCACAGGAATGCCGATTGCTCAAATTCAAAAGTATGTATACTTGTATAAAGAAGGGGACTCGACGATTGCGGAACGAAAAATGATGATGCTTCATCATAAAAAAGAAATTGAGAAGAGTATAAGGGAACTATATTTTAACCTGGATAAAATAAACTATAAACTTGCTCTATATGATGTAATTGAATCTCAGATTGAACGAACTAACATCAAAATTTGA
- a CDS encoding SDR family NAD(P)-dependent oxidoreductase, giving the protein MANISIVTGGSRGLGRNTAISIARHGGDVILTYLSQAEEAKSVVAEIESLGRKAAALQLDVGNISSFTTFVETVRSTLQSTWNSTTFDHLVNNAGYGEMTGFTETTEAQFEGLFNVHVKGVFFLTQALLPLLADGGRIVNFSTGLTRVSFPGFSAYSAAKGAVEILTVYLAKELGHRGITANTIAPGAIETDFLGGSVRDIPAYNETFAAMTALGRVGVPEDIGPAVASLLGSDNRWVNGQRIEVSGGQNI; this is encoded by the coding sequence ATGGCAAATATCTCAATCGTTACTGGCGGCAGCCGCGGACTTGGTCGCAATACTGCCATCAGTATTGCACGTCATGGCGGTGATGTCATCTTGACCTATCTTAGCCAAGCAGAAGAAGCAAAGTCTGTCGTTGCTGAGATCGAATCTTTAGGTCGTAAAGCAGCGGCATTACAACTTGATGTTGGAAATATTTCCAGCTTTACTACCTTTGTTGAGACAGTTCGTTCGACCCTGCAGTCAACCTGGAATAGCACCACTTTCGATCATCTGGTGAACAATGCCGGCTACGGAGAAATGACCGGCTTTACCGAAACTACAGAAGCTCAGTTCGAGGGCCTGTTTAATGTGCATGTTAAGGGTGTGTTTTTCTTGACACAGGCCCTCCTGCCTCTGCTTGCAGATGGTGGTCGTATTGTGAACTTCTCAACTGGACTTACTCGTGTTTCTTTTCCTGGATTCTCCGCCTATTCTGCCGCAAAGGGGGCGGTCGAGATTCTAACCGTCTATTTGGCCAAAGAACTTGGTCACCGAGGTATCACTGCTAATACCATTGCACCTGGAGCAATCGAAACCGATTTTCTAGGAGGTTCTGTACGCGACATACCTGCTTACAATGAAACGTTTGCCGCGATGACTGCCCTTGGTCGAGTCGGGGTACCCGAGGACATTGGTCCCGCAGTCGCCAGCTTACTTGGTTCCGATAATCGATGGGTTAACGGGCAGAGAATCGAGGTTTCGGGTGGTCAGAATATCTGA
- a CDS encoding GNAT family N-acetyltransferase, with the protein MEIKIREVVVSDYTEVVFLWNDVLGVRTVNIETFRVTMENMNKDGNYKTFVALFENDVVGFVSIVQALSVGDLIGYLHIQGLAVKKELQNSGIGTKLLRHTENYAKEMGISSIILCSGFKRTDAHAFYVHNGYDKDSYCFDKVIKPD; encoded by the coding sequence ATGGAAATTAAGATACGAGAAGTTGTAGTAAGTGATTATACAGAAGTTGTTTTTTTATGGAACGATGTACTTGGAGTTCGCACTGTTAATATTGAAACCTTTCGAGTTACTATGGAAAACATGAATAAGGATGGAAATTACAAAACATTCGTTGCATTATTTGAAAATGATGTGGTTGGTTTTGTCTCTATAGTTCAGGCGTTATCCGTAGGGGATTTGATTGGTTATCTACATATTCAAGGGCTTGCTGTTAAAAAGGAATTACAGAATAGTGGGATAGGTACAAAACTACTAAGACACACTGAAAACTATGCTAAAGAAATGGGAATATCAAGTATTATTTTATGTAGCGGATTTAAGCGAACCGATGCTCATGCTTTTTATGTGCACAATGGCTATGACAAAGATTCATATTGCTTTGATAAGGTTATTAAACCTGACTAA
- a CDS encoding stalk domain-containing protein encodes MKKKKLLVGFVGILILSCGISIGALASSSLQEIKAYLNGSLKIRVNGNIAQLKDGNGHQVLPITYNGVTFLPVRSVSDVLGIPVTYDNKANEVILGEQSGGTPVSKDTPIKSEDFDDALYSKDPTQTTINGKNYGEVLFSPPGENFNYVAFTPNGKYKKLYLQFAAVKEKILGLEIKELEKNALLKKVGEIKTEDGIQTIEVDITGVKTITIDVDKKQEAGYVIPLTTSYYK; translated from the coding sequence ATGAAAAAAAAGAAGTTGCTGGTTGGCTTTGTGGGAATTCTAATTTTGTCTTGCGGTATAAGTATTGGTGCTTTAGCGAGCTCGTCCCTTCAGGAAATTAAGGCTTATCTAAATGGCAGCTTGAAGATCAGGGTAAACGGAAACATTGCGCAATTAAAAGATGGAAATGGGCATCAGGTATTACCAATCACCTATAACGGCGTAACTTTTCTACCTGTCCGCTCTGTTTCTGACGTTCTTGGTATACCGGTTACATACGACAATAAAGCCAATGAAGTCATTTTAGGCGAACAATCGGGAGGAACACCGGTCTCCAAAGATACACCAATTAAAAGCGAGGACTTTGATGATGCGCTGTATTCCAAGGATCCTACTCAAACAACAATCAATGGCAAAAATTATGGTGAAGTCTTGTTTAGCCCACCAGGTGAAAACTTTAATTATGTAGCCTTCACCCCTAATGGCAAATACAAAAAACTTTATCTGCAATTCGCAGCCGTTAAGGAAAAGATCCTTGGCCTTGAGATAAAGGAATTGGAGAAGAACGCTCTGTTAAAGAAAGTTGGAGAGATCAAAACAGAAGATGGTATACAAACGATTGAGGTTGATATCACTGGTGTAAAAACTATAACTATTGATGTAGATAAAAAGCAAGAAGCTGGCTATGTTATCCCGCTCACGACTTCATATTATAAATGA
- a CDS encoding GNAT family N-acetyltransferase: protein MLYGQRLTIRPVVEEDWIQRYEWLSDPAVNRTLPSGSGMPITPGVVKERVLRYAQTDLSAVYFTIIKEDGSPIGNTQLFNIHPWSKHAEFGIWIGDKRVWGQGYATEATSVVLKFAFERLNLHKVYLTVDADNPGAIRSYEKSGFKKDGILRDEVYKNGQYVDRIMMSILKHEYLNISNSSN, encoded by the coding sequence ATGCTATACGGTCAACGATTAACAATAAGGCCGGTTGTTGAAGAAGATTGGATACAGCGATATGAATGGCTATCCGATCCTGCAGTTAACCGAACGTTACCATCGGGAAGTGGTATGCCGATAACACCGGGTGTGGTCAAAGAACGTGTACTGAGGTACGCACAAACAGATCTATCAGCTGTCTATTTTACTATTATAAAAGAAGATGGCAGCCCGATTGGCAACACCCAATTGTTTAATATCCATCCTTGGTCCAAGCATGCTGAATTTGGTATTTGGATTGGGGACAAAAGGGTATGGGGACAAGGTTATGCTACAGAAGCGACAAGTGTTGTTCTAAAATTTGCATTTGAGCGCTTAAATCTTCATAAAGTGTATTTGACGGTAGATGCTGATAATCCTGGTGCTATTCGGAGTTATGAAAAGTCGGGCTTCAAGAAGGATGGCATACTAAGAGACGAAGTGTATAAGAATGGTCAATATGTCGATCGTATAATGATGAGTATCTTGAAGCATGAATATTTAAATATATCTAACTCTTCCAATTAG
- a CDS encoding lysozyme inhibitor LprI family protein: MKGEILLLFFITIMFSSCQNISQSTTLNSETKSIMNSELPPDVVSTGNGMESKEITEGRSDPSNNEVLSMSIGNYDLKGEFYDEMLRNPIDHDYEVEFNELQNSKEIITTLGWGALESKYTEIWDKELNQIYQKLLSKLDREPREALIESQKEWLQFNLRETKFVEKTFINNGYLGSQGSISLATVIRERIRERTMQLFEYRYLLDGEVEFLYQSKK, encoded by the coding sequence ATGAAAGGTGAGATACTCTTATTATTTTTTATTACGATAATGTTTTCATCTTGTCAAAATATTAGTCAATCGACTACTTTGAACAGCGAAACTAAATCAATAATGAATTCTGAACTGCCTCCTGATGTAGTGAGTACAGGTAATGGAATGGAATCGAAAGAAATAACTGAAGGTCGATCAGATCCTTCTAACAATGAAGTGTTATCCATGAGCATTGGGAACTATGATTTGAAAGGAGAATTTTATGATGAAATGCTTCGAAATCCTATAGATCATGATTATGAAGTGGAATTTAATGAATTACAAAATTCCAAAGAGATTATTACAACATTGGGATGGGGGGCGCTGGAAAGCAAATATACAGAGATCTGGGATAAAGAGTTGAATCAAATATATCAAAAGCTTCTTTCTAAGTTGGATAGAGAACCAAGAGAAGCACTAATTGAATCGCAGAAAGAATGGTTACAGTTTAACTTAAGGGAAACAAAATTTGTAGAGAAGACATTTATTAATAATGGTTACCTTGGATCACAAGGATCGATAAGCCTAGCCACGGTTATACGGGAGAGAATTAGGGAAAGAACAATGCAATTATTTGAATATCGTTATTTGCTAGATGGTGAAGTTGAGTTTTTATACCAAAGTAAAAAATAG
- a CDS encoding copper amine oxidase N-terminal domain-containing protein, whose product MKPVLTGIFAALILILSISSPAYAADMQIKVEGITIATDVKPEMKNNRTMVPLRFISENLGAEVNWSGSKVTLAKNDMRVILKLKSKTAEKNGKPAILDATPYIKNNHIMVPLRFIAETFDCSVEFRNSTVSVEPAPFVLDGVKVKALQYEVYYTMGSIVEQMNGSAYNEAIYHIFDNKGSKVNAPARYTSSVIELKSGDYYMSGQFDFVDQKGNSIKRFALYTLSHSKGNPDVMLYDATENQWYLFTYSAVQSIYQFIDTAGQNGFLTKISDTNP is encoded by the coding sequence ATGAAACCAGTTCTCACGGGAATTTTCGCTGCATTAATTTTAATTTTATCTATCTCTTCACCTGCATACGCGGCAGATATGCAAATAAAAGTTGAAGGTATTACTATTGCCACCGATGTGAAGCCCGAAATGAAGAACAATCGAACGATGGTGCCTTTGCGTTTTATCAGTGAAAATTTGGGAGCCGAGGTCAACTGGTCGGGTTCGAAAGTTACGCTAGCAAAAAACGATATGCGGGTAATCTTAAAATTGAAGAGCAAAACAGCGGAGAAAAATGGTAAACCCGCTATACTCGATGCAACGCCATATATCAAGAATAATCACATCATGGTTCCGCTTCGCTTTATTGCAGAAACGTTCGATTGTAGCGTCGAATTCAGAAATTCGACAGTATCTGTTGAACCTGCTCCATTTGTTCTGGACGGCGTGAAAGTGAAAGCATTGCAATACGAAGTTTACTATACAATGGGCAGCATAGTAGAACAAATGAATGGAAGTGCCTATAATGAAGCGATTTATCATATTTTTGACAACAAAGGAAGTAAGGTGAATGCCCCTGCTAGGTACACATCGAGTGTAATAGAGCTTAAATCGGGGGATTATTACATGAGTGGGCAGTTTGATTTTGTGGATCAAAAAGGGAACAGCATTAAACGATTCGCTCTCTATACTTTATCTCATTCCAAGGGCAATCCCGATGTTATGTTATATGATGCGACTGAAAACCAATGGTATTTATTTACCTATTCAGCAGTTCAATCGATTTACCAGTTCATTGATACTGCAGGACAGAATGGTTTTCTGACGAAGATCAGCGATACAAATCCATAA
- a CDS encoding DinB family protein: MSNKAALSYGQTAEEILKYKELDEQRLLEPIREGKWSVKEIIGHLYYWDKFILGNHVPYMNEGTNLNAFPNHDLHNREAIEYISVFTTTGSLIDEFVLNRRLLIEAISGIDSNAKFTIGSGKRQFTVDKYLKIFIDHDIHHLKQMNERLS; this comes from the coding sequence ATGAGTAATAAGGCAGCTTTGAGTTATGGTCAGACAGCAGAAGAAATACTGAAGTATAAAGAACTCGATGAACAACGCCTTCTTGAGCCAATACGTGAAGGGAAGTGGTCAGTCAAGGAAATCATAGGGCATCTATATTATTGGGATAAGTTCATTTTAGGGAATCACGTCCCGTATATGAATGAGGGTACAAACTTGAACGCATTCCCTAATCATGACTTACATAACAGAGAAGCCATCGAATACATAAGTGTTTTTACAACAACAGGTTCTTTAATAGATGAGTTTGTCCTGAATAGAAGACTATTAATTGAAGCGATATCTGGAATCGATAGTAATGCTAAGTTCACAATTGGTTCTGGAAAACGTCAATTTACAGTTGATAAATACTTGAAGATATTCATTGACCACGATATCCATCACCTTAAACAAATGAATGAACGACTAAGCTAA
- a CDS encoding HAD family hydrolase, which translates to MEIKAIYFDLFETLISEYENGQRKAPRSTHKVEQLGFERKIFDNEWSARQEKRMNGSYSDFPSVLREIFSTMGHDVNDEIIESLHRERINAKLIPFNNIDKAILSTLDQIKKMGIKIGLISNCTPEEVTAWESSSLSKYFDDAVFSYQVKLAKPNPMIYQLACERMGVSPTESLFIGDGGSNELDGATKVGMSTYHATWFIPTYISERITDYKKLTKPSELLEILPG; encoded by the coding sequence ATGGAAATTAAAGCTATTTACTTTGATTTATTCGAAACACTTATTTCAGAATATGAAAATGGACAAAGGAAGGCTCCACGTTCAACGCACAAGGTAGAACAACTTGGATTTGAGAGAAAGATATTTGATAATGAGTGGAGCGCAAGACAAGAAAAAAGAATGAATGGCTCGTATTCGGACTTTCCTTCTGTATTAAGAGAAATATTTAGCACCATGGGTCATGATGTTAATGATGAAATTATTGAATCCTTACATAGGGAACGTATTAATGCCAAATTGATACCATTCAACAATATTGATAAGGCAATTTTATCTACGTTAGACCAAATTAAGAAAATGGGAATAAAAATTGGTTTAATAAGTAATTGTACGCCAGAAGAAGTGACAGCTTGGGAATCTTCCTCATTATCAAAATATTTTGATGATGCTGTATTTTCTTATCAAGTAAAATTAGCAAAACCAAATCCCATGATTTATCAACTCGCATGTGAAAGAATGGGCGTTTCTCCAACTGAATCCTTGTTTATTGGTGATGGTGGATCGAACGAGTTGGATGGTGCTACCAAAGTTGGAATGTCAACTTACCATGCTACATGGTTTATTCCGACATACATAAGTGAAAGAATTACTGACTACAAAAAACTTACAAAGCCATCTGAATTACTCGAAATTTTACCTGGCTGA
- a CDS encoding copper amine oxidase N-terminal domain-containing protein, giving the protein MMKKWNKAIAVILSMSMLFLLGTHKTYAASKYVVLEAQWKDGHIDHVQTLLKDGVTYGSIFSFGSEARLHWSMEDKDTAVLSGSRKHIVVNLGSNIAEVDGQEVDMGRAPVWFISHLYVPIKFLAAALDGEVAEWDAKSGKVTLTGLHKYNDNFSSGMLGYTYSILSQVGDLEITHENTGKTVTIPLGIKDIDVNTHNLTMDFEVTSKNLLIATIVYSDRKTSVYDLYTLVFKNQGLIRKSIAHGLTEQIESIRADGKIQLINDENIRVIEDETGNILEVNAR; this is encoded by the coding sequence ATGATGAAAAAATGGAATAAAGCGATTGCTGTTATTTTAAGTATGTCCATGCTATTTCTGCTAGGCACGCATAAGACCTATGCAGCTTCCAAATATGTCGTGCTGGAAGCGCAATGGAAGGATGGTCATATCGATCATGTGCAGACACTTCTGAAGGACGGGGTGACCTACGGAAGTATCTTCTCGTTTGGGAGTGAGGCAAGATTGCATTGGAGTATGGAAGATAAAGATACGGCAGTATTGAGCGGGAGTAGGAAGCACATTGTAGTAAATTTGGGGAGCAACATCGCCGAAGTGGATGGTCAAGAGGTAGACATGGGAAGAGCACCTGTGTGGTTTATCAGTCATCTATACGTTCCAATAAAATTCCTCGCCGCCGCATTGGACGGTGAAGTGGCCGAATGGGACGCGAAATCGGGAAAAGTAACTCTAACGGGACTTCATAAGTATAACGATAATTTCTCAAGCGGCATGCTGGGATACACCTATAGCATTCTCTCACAAGTAGGTGATTTGGAGATTACTCATGAAAATACGGGGAAAACGGTTACGATTCCATTGGGGATAAAAGATATCGATGTAAATACGCATAATCTCACAATGGACTTCGAGGTGACTTCTAAAAATTTATTGATCGCCACCATAGTCTATTCCGATCGAAAGACCAGCGTATATGACTTGTATACGTTAGTCTTCAAAAATCAAGGTTTGATTCGCAAATCCATCGCTCACGGGTTAACAGAGCAGATTGAGAGTATACGAGCGGATGGGAAAATTCAATTAATCAATGACGAAAATATTCGTGTGATAGAAGACGAAACTGGTAACATACTTGAGGTGAACGCAAGGTAA
- a CDS encoding MATE family efflux transporter, translated as MVPKPLFLKDYYGKAAAVITLAAPAMTENILQTAVGFVDTLFVSKLGLQEVAAAGMANNIMVVYFGIFMALGVVTNALISRSLGSRENEKSQSIAMQSVLVACAAGLLLGCLTFLFSKPILILFGATGKMLTDANVYFRIVAIPSVLPALMIVLGSILRGTSDTKSPMKAGLWMNAIHILLDYLFIFGLWRFSGWGIVGAAWASVVARILGVVILILSVRKSVVSFPLAKLLQCKAIEILLLLKLSGPVVVERLLSRLGSVAYMGIVISIGTDVYAAHIIAANIETLAFMPGYGLGAAATTLVGYSIGQKNKQDAWICGVLSTAIGAIMMSIVGILLFILLLPWFVLWFTMDPSTIYRVETALHIAAFSQPALAGTLVLAGALQGAGDTRSPMYSTFIGVWLIRFVGVYVLGSVLKMGIAGIWIAISADLFVRAIYLFFRFHRKLHMRSIKHEPSA; from the coding sequence ATGGTGCCCAAACCGCTCTTTCTGAAGGATTATTATGGCAAAGCAGCTGCGGTCATCACATTGGCCGCTCCTGCGATGACGGAGAATATTCTTCAAACCGCCGTCGGGTTTGTCGACACCCTTTTTGTATCCAAACTGGGTTTGCAGGAAGTGGCTGCCGCCGGGATGGCCAACAATATAATGGTTGTTTATTTTGGTATTTTTATGGCGCTTGGCGTAGTGACCAATGCGTTGATTTCAAGAAGCCTCGGATCCCGCGAAAACGAAAAGTCGCAAAGCATCGCGATGCAATCCGTCCTGGTAGCGTGTGCGGCAGGGCTATTGCTAGGGTGTCTCACTTTTTTATTCTCAAAACCGATCCTGATATTATTCGGGGCAACCGGAAAAATGTTGACAGATGCAAATGTATATTTTCGAATTGTCGCCATTCCCTCCGTACTACCTGCACTAATGATTGTTCTGGGGAGTATTTTGCGTGGAACAAGCGATACAAAAAGTCCAATGAAAGCCGGATTATGGATGAACGCCATTCATATACTGTTGGATTATCTGTTTATCTTTGGTCTGTGGCGCTTTTCCGGATGGGGCATTGTCGGGGCGGCATGGGCTTCGGTCGTGGCGCGAATCCTAGGTGTCGTAATTTTGATTCTATCGGTAAGAAAATCGGTGGTGTCTTTCCCGCTTGCTAAATTGCTTCAATGCAAAGCAATCGAAATACTCCTGCTGTTAAAACTGTCCGGCCCCGTTGTCGTTGAGCGTTTATTGAGTCGGTTAGGCTCTGTAGCTTACATGGGAATAGTCATCTCCATCGGCACGGACGTCTATGCTGCCCACATTATCGCCGCAAATATCGAAACACTGGCCTTTATGCCGGGCTACGGACTAGGTGCGGCAGCAACGACCTTAGTCGGTTACAGTATCGGACAAAAAAACAAGCAAGATGCCTGGATATGTGGTGTGCTGTCCACCGCTATTGGAGCGATCATGATGTCCATCGTCGGCATCCTATTATTTATTCTTCTTCTCCCTTGGTTCGTTTTATGGTTTACGATGGACCCCAGCACCATCTATCGAGTTGAAACGGCGCTGCATATTGCTGCATTTTCGCAGCCCGCGCTAGCGGGGACCCTTGTCCTTGCCGGCGCTCTCCAAGGTGCCGGGGACACGAGAAGCCCGATGTATAGTACGTTTATCGGGGTATGGCTGATCCGTTTCGTTGGCGTCTATGTACTAGGCAGTGTGCTCAAGATGGGGATTGCCGGAATCTGGATCGCTATATCCGCCGATTTATTCGTAAGAGCGATCTATCTCTTCTTCCGCTTTCATAGGAAACTGCACATGCGTTCCATCAAGCATGAGCCTTCCGCCTAA
- a CDS encoding ROK family protein translates to MDRLVGIDIGCTKMLMLAEYQGEKITKTVPTGFAVTREYLKNEIVSFIQGLPFTPSGMGVAVVGFVENETKVVFSSLSSLTGITTSDLQVGDFPVYFINDVKAATLHETSSIDPNTTSVVIVIGTGIAMGIRANGQFVNGANGWSGELGYIPIPTPEGTNRLAKLAGGIGVLEMAGTDAEDLQQRLEQGNQEAQEVILTAGKYMGFGLAIVINLLNPEKIVLGGGTLKYKGYYKAALEHAQQHALPDLWNACTIEQSKEPGFMVAQGARRFAFRS, encoded by the coding sequence ATGGACCGACTCGTAGGCATTGACATTGGCTGCACCAAAATGCTGATGTTAGCCGAATATCAAGGTGAAAAAATTACGAAAACCGTTCCAACAGGCTTCGCTGTTACCAGAGAGTACCTTAAAAACGAGATCGTTTCGTTTATTCAAGGCTTGCCGTTTACTCCTTCCGGCATGGGCGTCGCTGTTGTGGGATTCGTTGAAAACGAGACCAAGGTCGTATTTTCAAGTTTGTCCTCGCTTACCGGAATCACGACAAGCGATTTGCAAGTCGGCGATTTTCCGGTATATTTCATAAATGATGTGAAAGCGGCGACCCTTCACGAAACCTCATCAATCGATCCAAATACGACATCCGTCGTTATCGTAATCGGAACCGGAATTGCCATGGGGATCAGAGCCAACGGCCAATTCGTCAACGGGGCCAACGGCTGGTCGGGCGAGCTGGGCTATATCCCCATCCCGACCCCGGAAGGCACGAATCGATTGGCCAAACTCGCCGGCGGTATTGGAGTCCTCGAAATGGCAGGCACGGATGCTGAAGATTTGCAGCAGCGGCTTGAACAAGGAAACCAAGAAGCCCAAGAAGTCATATTAACCGCAGGAAAATATATGGGATTCGGTCTGGCTATTGTCATTAACTTGCTGAATCCGGAAAAGATTGTGCTGGGAGGCGGCACGCTGAAGTATAAAGGATATTACAAGGCTGCACTGGAGCATGCGCAGCAGCATGCATTGCCTGATCTATGGAACGCTTGCACCATTGAGCAATCTAAGGAACCTGGATTCATGGTGGCTCAAGGAGCCAGACGCTTTGCGTTCCGCTCGTAA
- a CDS encoding DeoR/GlpR family DNA-binding transcription regulator, which translates to MNQEERYVHILEFLDEHNTMSLQQICELFGVSRDTARRDIVHLSSKGLVSRTHGGIAVPSLYRKLRDYESRSKEKSEVKLQIGEQAAKLIEDDDLIFMDISTTVHAMTQFMNELNVQVVTNSIDIANTLTHSVKPEVHLLGGTVNKISRHVFGYSTLSKISDYQFNKVFIGAAGITSKGIYYGNEEEIEFKRELVKHAGQTFLLIDHTKHNLLHKFRALDLKAVDHIITNHSLPLEIVQRLDADVQVMVIGEHDYD; encoded by the coding sequence ATGAATCAAGAGGAACGATACGTTCACATTCTGGAATTTTTGGATGAACATAATACGATGTCTTTACAGCAAATTTGTGAGTTATTCGGCGTATCCAGAGACACGGCCAGACGCGACATCGTCCACCTTTCATCTAAAGGACTGGTCAGCCGAACCCATGGAGGGATTGCCGTTCCCTCATTATATCGAAAGTTGCGGGATTACGAATCCAGGTCAAAAGAAAAATCGGAGGTGAAGCTGCAAATCGGTGAGCAAGCGGCGAAACTGATCGAAGACGATGATTTGATATTTATGGATATCTCCACAACCGTTCACGCGATGACCCAATTCATGAATGAGTTGAATGTACAGGTCGTGACGAATTCCATCGATATTGCCAACACATTGACCCATTCGGTTAAACCGGAGGTTCACTTATTGGGAGGGACAGTGAACAAAATATCCCGTCATGTCTTTGGATATTCCACCCTGTCTAAAATTTCGGACTATCAATTTAACAAAGTGTTCATCGGTGCCGCCGGCATCACTAGCAAAGGAATTTATTACGGCAACGAGGAAGAAATCGAGTTTAAACGGGAGCTGGTGAAGCACGCTGGTCAAACCTTCCTGCTCATTGATCATACAAAGCACAACCTGCTTCATAAATTCAGGGCATTAGATTTAAAGGCAGTCGATCACATCATAACGAATCACTCTCTTCCTTTGGAAATTGTTCAGCGATTGGATGCGGATGTTCAGGTGATGGTTATAGGAGAACACGATTACGATTAA